A genomic stretch from Telopea speciosissima isolate NSW1024214 ecotype Mountain lineage chromosome 7, Tspe_v1, whole genome shotgun sequence includes:
- the LOC122668811 gene encoding GDSL esterase/lipase LTL1-like — translation MDFPLATLIIGLVLVLGTLAIQAEARAFFVFGDSLVDSGNNNYLLTSARADSPPYGIDYPSRRPTGRFSNGLNIPDIISESIGEQPVEPYLSPSLEGDRLLNGANFASAGIGILNDTGIQFINIIRMPNQLQYFQQYQQRVSQRIGDAQTQQLVNQALILITVGGNDFVNNYYLVPYSARSRQYSLPDYVRYLISEYKKILMRLYDLGARNVLVTGTGPLGCVPAELAQRSPDGSCAAELQRAANLFNPQLVQMVSQVNSEIGTDVFFAVNAYRMNMDFISNPQAYGFVTSKIACCGQGAYNGIGLCTVLSNLCPNRDIYAFWDAFHPSERANRYIVQQILRGSADYMHHGNLSTVLTTIDSRISAVASRT, via the exons ATGGATTTTCCTCTAGCTACCCTGATAATTGGGTTAGTACTTGTTCTAGGAACTCTTGCCATTCAAGCAGAAGCCAGGGCATTCTTTGTCTTTGGTGATTCACTTGTTGATAGTGGAAACAACAACTACTTGTTAACCAGTGCTCGTGCCGATTCGCCACCTTATGGTATCGATTATCCGAGTCGTCGACCCACCGGTCGTTTCTCTAATGGGCTTAATATCCCAGACATTATCA GTGAGTCAATTGGTGAGCAGCCTGTAGAGCCCTACTTGAGCCCTTCACTTGAAGGTGATAGACTACTTAATGGAGCCAACTTTGCTTCAGCTGGGATTGGAATTCTGAATGACACAGGGATCCAATTT ATAAACATAATTAGAATGCCAAATCAACTTCAGTACTTCCAGCAATACCAGCAAAGAGTAAGCCAGAGAATTGGAGATGCACAGACACAACAGCTAGTGAACCAGGCACTTATCCTTATTACTGTCGGTGGAAATGACTTTGTTAACAACTACTACTTGGTTCCTTACTCAGCAAGATCTCGTCAATATTCTCTCCCTGATTATGTTCGCTATCTCATCTCAGAGTACAAAAAGATTTTAATG AGGCTGTATGACTTGGGAGCTCGAAATGTTCTTGTAACTGGAACTGGGCCTCTGGGTTGTGTTCCAGCTGAGTTAGCACAGAGGAGTCCCGATGGGTCGTGTGCTGCTGAGCTGCAAAGAGCTGCTAACCTCTTCAACCCTCAACTTGTTCAGATGGTAAGCCAAGTGAACAGTGAGATCGGCACAGATGTGTTCTTTGCTGTTAATGCGTATCGGATGAACATGGACTTCATCAGTAACCCTCAGGCTTATG GTTTTGTAACATCAAAGATAGCATGTTGTGGGCAAGGAGCTTATAATGGGATTGGACTATGCACAGTTCTGTCAAACCTGTGTCCAAACAGAGATATTTATGCATTCTGGGATGCTTTCCATCCAAGTGAGAGAGCAAACAGGTACATTGTCCAACAGATCCTGAGAGGCTCTGCTGATTACATGCACCATGGGAACTTAAGTACTGTCTTGACCACAATTGATTCCAGAATTTCTGCAGTTGCTTCCAGGACCTAA